A genomic window from Neoarius graeffei isolate fNeoGra1 chromosome 5, fNeoGra1.pri, whole genome shotgun sequence includes:
- the LOC132886494 gene encoding C-C chemokine receptor type 5-like translates to MNYSSMPTKDNYADYYDLSTDDGRFQASDNSNVRNFSQVFLPTVYSIVFIVGFIGNGLVLCVLAKYHKPFNMSDLCLFNLAISDLFFLISLPFWADYAANLKWTFPDFMCRAVTALYMLGFYGSIFFMILMTVDRYVVIVHTYTSLISKFRSVGASIALALFVWTLSLGVSLPNIIFSNVTNVSNVSVCMVAYPGNVWKSFHYTELNILGFIIPLSVMLFCYSRIIPILMTMNSQKKHKAVRLMVVIVTVFFLFWTPYNIVIFLKLLQELKYLSSPQWYQDLHMAIQWVESIAFCHCCLNPIIYAFVGQKFRNLFRKILKEWFPLCFGHCTTAENESSERTTSMYSRASMILSTETKLKM, encoded by the exons ATGAATTACTCCAGCATGCCAACCA aAGACAATTATGCTGACTACTATGACTTAAGTACAGATGATGGCAGGTTCCAGGCCAGTGACAACAGCAATGTAAGGAACTTTAGCCAAGTCTTCCTCCCTACAGTCTACAGCATTGTCTTCATTGTGGGGTTCATTGGCAATGGCCTGGTGTTGTGTGTCCTGGCCAAGTATCACAAACCATTCAACATGTCAGATCTGTGCCTCTTCAACCTGGCTATTTCAGACCTCTTCTTCCTTATCTCATTGCCTTTCTGGGCTGACTACGCTGCCAACTTGAAGTGGACCTTCCCAGATTTCATGTGCCGAGCAGTGACAGCACTCTACATGCTGGGCTTCTATGGAAGTATCTTCTTCATGATCCTCATGACGGTGGACCGCTACGTTGTCATTGTCCACACTTATACCTCCCTCATCTCCAAGTTCCGCTCTGTCGGAGCTAGCATAGCGCTAGCTTTGTTTGTGTGGACACTGAGCTTGGGAGTCTCTCTGCcaaacataattttctcaaacgtGACTAATGTATCAAATGTATCAGTATGCATGGTGGCATATCCAGGGAACGTATGGAAGTCATTCCATTACACTGAGCTGAACATCCTTGGTTTTATTATTCCTCTCTCAGTGATGCTGTTCTGCTACTCGCGTATCATCCCCATCTTAATGACCATGAATTCTCAGAAGAAACACAAAGCTGTCAGGCTCATGGTGGTCATAGTTACGGTTTTCTTCCTCTTCTGGACACCCTACAACATCGTCATCTTCCTGAAGCTCCTGCAAGAACTGAAATACCTGTCCAGCCCTCAGTGGTATCAGGACCTGCACATGGCTATACAGTGGGTGGAATCCATAGCGTTCTGTCACTGCTGCCTCAACCCCATAATCTACGCCTTTGTGGGGCAGAAATTCAGAAATTTATTTCGAAAGATCCTGAAAGAGTGGTTTCCTCTTTGCTTTGGCCATTGCACAACAGCTGAAAATGAGTCCTCAGAGAGAACAACGTCCATGTACTCACGCGCCTCAATGATTTTAAGCACAGAGACAAAATTAAAAATGTAA